Proteins from a genomic interval of Synechococcus sp. A15-28:
- a CDS encoding iron uptake porin → MKLFQQLLVAPAALGLLASGANAAELNINGVAEYSSSSKKDQVTSVTQFSDVYPTDWAYQALSNLVEQYGCVAGYPTGTFRGGRAMTRYEAAALLNACLDRVTEVTDQLKSLISEFEKELAMIAGKVDGLEARVGKLEATKFSTTTKLKGYSAWVFGAAEGFDDDEGEALTFNYDLRLALKTSFTGKDMLTTVLRSGNFGPSVWDEGLTFVETAMSSGNTVKIGRLFYTFPVGENLTVTAGPVVRTDDPGMYAGYATFYPSDLLLDFFTYGGAWATNNLASTGAGLGGIYTLGDSGFKLSGNYVAWDGSSTGIGRDETGSTSSWQLFYEGEVAEGSFLAQVGYAYAQNVGLTIGTNKAAAEAGDSRHGFSIAAAWAPADSGIIPSVSGGYSLSNPEDSDEEITSWYAGFEWSDVGIEGNSFGTAIGQAPKIEDDYNMMWEIFYKFAVTDNITVTPTYFIIDEYSGDLSSDYVQGAYVKTTFTF, encoded by the coding sequence ATGAAGCTTTTCCAGCAATTGCTGGTGGCTCCAGCCGCCCTTGGCCTTCTGGCCTCCGGTGCCAATGCCGCCGAGCTCAACATCAATGGTGTTGCTGAGTACTCCTCTTCTTCCAAGAAGGATCAGGTCACCAGCGTCACCCAGTTTTCTGACGTTTATCCCACCGACTGGGCTTACCAGGCTCTGAGCAACCTGGTGGAGCAGTACGGCTGTGTGGCCGGCTACCCCACCGGCACCTTCCGTGGTGGCCGGGCCATGACCCGCTATGAAGCGGCTGCCCTGCTGAATGCCTGCCTCGATCGCGTCACCGAGGTGACCGATCAACTCAAGAGTCTTATTTCTGAGTTCGAGAAAGAACTCGCAATGATCGCCGGCAAAGTCGACGGTCTCGAGGCTCGCGTCGGCAAACTTGAAGCGACCAAGTTCTCCACCACCACCAAGCTGAAGGGTTACTCCGCTTGGGTCTTTGGTGCTGCTGAAGGTTTCGACGATGATGAGGGTGAGGCACTCACCTTCAACTACGACCTTCGTCTTGCTCTGAAGACGTCCTTCACGGGTAAGGACATGCTGACGACCGTTCTGCGTTCCGGTAACTTCGGTCCCTCCGTCTGGGATGAAGGTCTCACCTTTGTTGAGACCGCCATGTCCTCCGGTAACACCGTCAAAATCGGTCGCTTGTTCTACACCTTCCCTGTTGGTGAGAACCTGACGGTGACAGCTGGTCCTGTGGTGAGGACGGATGACCCTGGTATGTACGCCGGCTATGCAACCTTCTACCCCTCCGACCTGCTGCTGGACTTCTTCACCTATGGCGGTGCCTGGGCAACCAACAACCTGGCTAGCACCGGCGCCGGCTTGGGTGGTATTTATACGCTTGGAGACTCTGGTTTCAAACTCAGCGGCAACTACGTCGCATGGGATGGAAGCAGTACGGGCATTGGCCGTGATGAAACCGGTTCGACATCTTCTTGGCAGCTTTTCTATGAAGGTGAAGTCGCTGAAGGTAGCTTCTTGGCTCAAGTTGGTTATGCCTACGCGCAAAATGTTGGCCTGACCATCGGCACCAACAAGGCAGCTGCTGAAGCTGGTGACAGCCGTCATGGCTTCAGCATTGCTGCAGCATGGGCACCTGCAGATTCAGGTATCATTCCTTCTGTGAGTGGTGGTTACTCATTGTCTAACCCTGAAGATTCAGACGAAGAGATCACCAGCTGGTACGCCGGTTTTGAGTGGTCTGATGTTGGCATTGAAGGTAACTCATTCGGCACAGCCATCGGTCAGGCTCCTAAAATCGAAGACGACTACAACATGATGTGGGAAATCTTCTATAAGTTTGCCGTTACCGACAACATCACCGTCACGCCGACTTACTTCATCATTGATGAGTATTCCGGCGATCTTTCAAGTGATTACGTCCAAGGTGCTTACGTGAAGACCACATTTACCTTCTGA
- a CDS encoding DUF2079 domain-containing protein, with protein sequence MSPRVLRVAVLFAAVLLTLQAWRSWVLLASYDQGIFQQVLWNSLQGHPFESTLSSQLSTNVIHAGELPSVDYERLGQHFTPTLLLWTPLLGLIGGAALPLVQVGLITAAGLTLHRLALGLLPERTANWLTYGFFAGNALIGPTLGNYTDLCQLPLAVFVLMLGLVERRRWWITGAALWIPLIREDTGVLLVAIGLWLLLRQRQLWPLAMALIAWGGGWVLICTNLLMPLFSDDNAKRFMVENFGQYLGDENSSSSLGMVGHALRQPLLLLQQLVDPPGQTLLYLLGHGLPFLFVPLISLDTWLLAGPSLLGLFLAQGANDPLSITIRYTLLVVPGFALGALFWWQRRPKPNPGARTRLAWGAALSLSLLLTVSSNPHRSLSFLIPDSIDPWVNSPPWRQWHHGAAARQALAVIPADGSVAANTPLVPLLARRAVLVRFPFATGFLDRSGSPQQVDWIAVDLEQLEQYGVAFRGDWKQLRNARRWLAAHRDSHRVQAINSGVVVLQRNGVQHPDLEAALDRQLDRPLPADPRRRS encoded by the coding sequence ATGTCCCCTCGGGTCCTGCGCGTCGCCGTTCTCTTCGCAGCCGTCCTGCTGACGCTGCAGGCCTGGCGGTCCTGGGTGCTCCTGGCCAGTTACGACCAGGGAATCTTTCAGCAAGTGCTCTGGAACTCTCTCCAGGGTCATCCGTTTGAAAGCACCCTCTCCTCGCAGCTCTCCACCAATGTGATTCACGCCGGGGAGCTGCCCTCGGTCGACTACGAGCGGCTTGGTCAGCATTTCACCCCCACTCTCCTGCTCTGGACACCCCTTTTGGGGCTGATCGGAGGTGCCGCCCTGCCGCTGGTGCAGGTGGGACTGATCACGGCGGCTGGCCTCACATTGCATCGACTGGCATTGGGTCTGCTGCCGGAACGCACTGCCAACTGGCTCACCTACGGCTTCTTTGCAGGTAATGCCCTGATCGGCCCCACGCTCGGGAACTACACCGACCTCTGCCAGCTGCCCCTGGCCGTGTTTGTCCTGATGCTCGGCCTGGTGGAGCGTCGCCGCTGGTGGATCACTGGAGCAGCCCTCTGGATCCCTTTGATCCGCGAGGACACCGGTGTGCTGCTGGTGGCCATCGGTCTGTGGCTGCTGCTGCGGCAACGACAGCTCTGGCCATTGGCCATGGCCTTGATCGCCTGGGGTGGTGGCTGGGTGCTGATCTGCACCAACCTGCTGATGCCGCTGTTCTCCGACGACAACGCCAAGCGGTTCATGGTGGAGAACTTCGGCCAGTACCTGGGGGACGAGAACAGCAGCTCAAGCCTCGGAATGGTGGGACACGCCCTGCGTCAGCCTCTGCTGCTGCTTCAGCAGTTGGTGGATCCACCGGGTCAAACCCTGCTGTATCTGCTCGGCCATGGCCTGCCCTTTCTGTTCGTCCCTCTGATCAGCCTCGACACCTGGCTGCTGGCGGGGCCCAGTCTGCTCGGGCTGTTTCTGGCCCAGGGGGCCAACGACCCCCTCTCGATCACTATCCGCTACACGCTGCTGGTGGTACCCGGATTCGCCCTTGGCGCTCTGTTCTGGTGGCAGCGTCGGCCAAAACCCAACCCTGGAGCGCGAACCCGCCTGGCCTGGGGCGCTGCCCTCAGCCTGTCTCTGCTGCTGACAGTCAGCAGCAACCCACACCGCAGCCTGTCCTTCCTGATCCCTGACAGCATTGATCCCTGGGTGAACAGCCCCCCGTGGCGTCAGTGGCATCATGGCGCTGCCGCTCGCCAGGCCCTGGCCGTCATCCCGGCCGATGGCAGCGTGGCCGCCAACACACCCCTGGTGCCGCTGCTAGCCAGACGCGCCGTGCTCGTGCGCTTCCCATTCGCCACGGGCTTTCTGGATCGATCCGGATCACCGCAGCAGGTCGACTGGATCGCCGTGGATCTCGAGCAGCTCGAGCAATACGGGGTTGCTTTCAGAGGCGACTGGAAGCAGCTGCGCAACGCTCGCCGCTGGCTGGCTGCCCACCGCGACAGCCATCGGGTGCAGGCCATCAACAGTGGTGTGGTGGTGCTGCAGCGCAATGGCGTTCAGCATCCCGACCTTGAAGCCGCCCTCGATCGGCAGCTGGATCGACCACTCCCTGCCGACCCCCGCCGGCGCTCCTGA
- a CDS encoding iron uptake porin → MKLLQHLLVAPAALTFLIAPLSAQAADLNIDSVSDYSATLDLEQAKQLLQQVTSVNQFNDVYPTDWAYQALVRLVKTYGCVAGYPNGSFRGYIPITRYEAAALLASCLDRVTEMTEEVEQLLKEFESELNFVAGSIMLLEDRVGSLEASQFSTTTKLKGKSTFTMGSTKAYGTNDGSKYYWDYDQKHQIVEIDGRESPLGSTQNSRSWQKTRKAWRAVHNRDGSLKEKDGKSGTEIIKGTKLEKHYKDIRSRKFRDHKAWKKDGSGGGTRAYNSQYGAATFNYEQKLNLKTSFTGKDLLYASFTAGNFCDNAFAGDGVALTKLSTAPCTDDILGLGRLYYRFPLKNDELIDHSLTFIVGPMARNTESLGMWPSAYNRGGARILDWTGLAGASNVYNKATGALFGVIYKEKTENKGDPAFSLSMNYVAEDGGDGDPVLGGLFTNNSRGNFLIQTGWGGEEYGVAFAYRYGQCGTGQRRGTNFMMDDSFNNECWRDVWNWTEEDLYQGDYIAERSERNSHNFALNGYWVPQETGWVPSVSVGYARSAITGKGFFKYSPVASQSWFVGLKWDDVFDVGNDLGVSFGMPNFATELAGGYTANDANYLVELYASFQVTDNIQITPSVFWMSRPLGHYTANLSGDQDQDGASTFGIFGGLIQSVFRF, encoded by the coding sequence ATGAAACTGCTCCAGCACCTTTTGGTCGCTCCAGCAGCACTGACGTTTTTGATTGCTCCCCTTTCGGCACAAGCTGCCGACCTCAACATTGACTCGGTTTCGGATTACTCTGCGACCCTCGATCTTGAACAAGCCAAGCAACTGCTCCAGCAGGTCACCAGTGTTAATCAGTTCAATGATGTATACCCCACGGACTGGGCCTATCAGGCCCTGGTGAGGTTGGTAAAAACCTATGGATGTGTGGCTGGCTACCCCAACGGCAGCTTCCGCGGCTACATCCCGATCACCCGTTATGAAGCGGCGGCGCTGTTGGCATCCTGCCTTGATCGCGTCACGGAGATGACCGAAGAGGTGGAGCAGCTGCTGAAGGAATTCGAATCCGAACTCAACTTTGTGGCCGGCAGCATCATGCTGCTGGAGGATCGAGTTGGCTCCCTGGAAGCCAGCCAGTTCTCCACCACCACCAAATTGAAGGGCAAGAGCACCTTCACCATGGGCTCCACCAAGGCCTATGGCACCAATGATGGTTCCAAGTACTACTGGGATTACGACCAGAAGCACCAGATTGTCGAAATTGATGGTCGTGAGTCGCCCCTCGGCTCGACGCAGAACAGCCGCTCATGGCAGAAGACCCGCAAGGCCTGGCGGGCTGTTCATAACCGCGATGGTTCATTGAAGGAAAAAGACGGCAAAAGCGGTACCGAGATCATCAAAGGGACCAAGCTTGAGAAGCACTACAAAGACATTCGTTCCCGTAAATTCCGGGACCATAAAGCCTGGAAAAAAGATGGCTCAGGGGGAGGAACCCGCGCTTACAACAGTCAGTACGGCGCTGCCACCTTTAACTATGAACAGAAGCTGAACCTGAAGACGTCTTTCACAGGGAAAGATCTTCTTTATGCAAGTTTCACGGCGGGTAACTTCTGCGATAACGCCTTTGCTGGCGATGGTGTGGCTTTGACGAAGCTCAGTACAGCACCTTGTACGGACGATATTCTTGGCTTGGGTCGTTTGTATTACCGCTTCCCTCTCAAGAATGACGAATTGATTGATCACTCGCTCACCTTCATCGTTGGTCCGATGGCGAGAAACACCGAGAGTCTGGGAATGTGGCCCTCGGCCTACAACCGGGGCGGTGCTCGTATCCTCGATTGGACCGGACTGGCCGGTGCTTCCAACGTTTACAACAAAGCCACGGGTGCGCTGTTCGGAGTGATTTACAAGGAGAAGACCGAAAACAAGGGTGACCCGGCCTTCTCACTCTCGATGAACTACGTGGCTGAGGATGGTGGTGACGGTGATCCAGTGCTCGGTGGCCTGTTCACGAATAACTCCCGCGGAAATTTCCTCATCCAGACCGGCTGGGGTGGAGAGGAATACGGCGTCGCCTTCGCTTACCGCTACGGCCAGTGCGGTACGGGGCAGCGCCGTGGCACCAATTTCATGATGGATGATTCATTCAACAATGAATGTTGGCGTGACGTCTGGAATTGGACGGAAGAAGATCTCTATCAGGGCGACTACATCGCCGAGCGCAGTGAGCGCAACAGCCACAACTTCGCTTTGAATGGTTATTGGGTGCCCCAGGAGACCGGCTGGGTTCCCTCAGTGTCTGTGGGCTACGCCCGCAGTGCCATCACCGGTAAGGGATTCTTCAAGTACTCCCCTGTGGCCAGCCAATCCTGGTTCGTTGGCCTCAAATGGGACGACGTGTTTGATGTCGGCAACGACCTCGGCGTCAGCTTCGGCATGCCCAACTTTGCGACGGAGCTCGCTGGTGGATACACCGCCAACGATGCCAACTATCTGGTGGAGCTTTACGCCTCCTTCCAGGTCACCGACAACATTCAGATCACGCCATCGGTGTTCTGGATGTCGCGTCCATTGGGTCATTACACCGCCAACCTCAGCGGTGATCAGGACCAGGACGGCGCATCGACCTTCGGCATTTTTGGCGGTTTGATTCAGTCGGTCTTCCGTTTCTGA
- the cysK gene encoding cysteine synthase A has translation MAIASDITGLIGGTPLVRLNRLPAQFGCGADVVAKLESFNPSASVKDRIASAMVLAAEQEGTIQPGRTVLVEPTSGNTGIALAMVAAARGYRLILTMPDTMSTERRSMLRAYGAELQLTDGAQGMAGAIALAKELVEEIPEAYLLQQFDNPANPAVHERTTAEEIWYDCDGQLDALVAGVGTGGTITGCARLLKQRQPDLQVVAVEPAGSAVLSGQAPGAHRIQGIGAGFVPAVLDLDLIDAVMTVSDEEAMDVGRRLAREEGLLCGISSGAAVAAALRLGQRPELQGRRVVVMLASYGERYLSTPMFSGAAPMPARQDPML, from the coding sequence ATGGCCATCGCCTCCGATATCACTGGCCTGATCGGAGGCACGCCCCTGGTTCGTCTCAACCGCCTTCCAGCGCAGTTTGGCTGTGGGGCCGATGTGGTCGCCAAGCTGGAAAGCTTCAATCCCTCGGCTTCGGTGAAGGATCGAATTGCCAGCGCCATGGTGCTGGCAGCGGAACAGGAGGGCACGATTCAGCCGGGACGAACCGTGCTGGTGGAGCCCACCAGCGGTAACACCGGTATTGCCCTGGCGATGGTCGCCGCCGCTCGGGGCTATCGGCTCATCCTCACCATGCCGGACACGATGAGCACTGAACGGCGTTCGATGCTGCGCGCCTACGGCGCTGAGCTGCAGCTCACCGATGGTGCCCAGGGCATGGCTGGAGCCATTGCCCTGGCGAAGGAGTTGGTGGAGGAGATCCCTGAGGCCTATCTGTTGCAGCAATTCGACAACCCGGCGAACCCTGCGGTGCACGAGCGCACCACCGCTGAAGAGATCTGGTACGACTGTGACGGCCAGCTGGATGCCCTGGTGGCCGGCGTCGGCACCGGCGGCACCATCACCGGTTGTGCGCGGTTGCTGAAGCAGCGCCAACCGGATTTGCAGGTGGTGGCGGTGGAGCCGGCTGGTAGTGCTGTGTTGTCAGGCCAGGCGCCAGGCGCCCATCGCATTCAGGGCATCGGTGCCGGGTTCGTCCCTGCGGTGCTCGATCTTGATCTGATCGATGCGGTCATGACCGTGTCCGACGAGGAGGCCATGGACGTGGGCCGTCGGCTGGCCCGAGAGGAGGGCCTGCTCTGTGGGATCAGCAGTGGTGCTGCCGTGGCTGCGGCTCTGCGGTTGGGACAGCGGCCCGAGCTGCAGGGACGGCGCGTGGTGGTGATGCTCGCCAGCTACGGCGAGCGTTATCTCTCCACACCGATGTTCAGTGGCGCCGCCCCGATGCCCGCACGTCAGGACCCGATGCTGTGA
- a CDS encoding iron uptake porin yields the protein MKLFQQLLVAPAALGLLASGANAADLNINGVSDYSASEEQVTSITQFSDVYPTDWAYQALANLIERYGCVAGYPNGTFSGNRAMTRYEAAALLNACLDRITEVTDQLRRLIKEFETELAVIRGRVDGLEARVGELEATQFSTTTKLKGKATFVTGAINSEADADKSAYDALSFSYDLRLGLKTSFTGKDLLFTRLRGGNMKDGSAFSGGLRKLDVSGMSGNVMEVDRLYYRFPVAKGLTAIVGPLARNTESLGMKPSAYKVKTLNMFGGHWGTPGVYNKETGGLVGLIWKQKVAKGDPKFTVAVNYVADAGEAENSDPTAGGMFGSNSRANTTAQIGYGSKKWGVAFGYRYGQCKAGFGTGFFKEQSCAKGTDVYSNNFALNGFWKPSETGLIPSISAGYGFSSLEGSDVEELASWMVGFQWDKLAKTSHKLAVGFGAPQYVVSQKGDDPDSPELAIEASLKLKVADKISVIPAVFYLPEQSQGVDDASQWGGVVQTVFKF from the coding sequence ATGAAACTCTTCCAGCAACTGCTGGTAGCGCCTGCCGCCCTAGGCCTCCTGGCCTCCGGCGCCAACGCCGCAGACCTGAACATCAACGGTGTGTCCGACTACTCGGCATCCGAAGAGCAGGTCACCAGCATCACCCAGTTCTCCGACGTCTACCCGACTGACTGGGCCTACCAGGCACTCGCCAACCTGATCGAGCGTTACGGCTGCGTCGCCGGTTACCCCAACGGCACCTTCAGTGGCAACCGGGCCATGACCCGCTATGAAGCGGCTGCCCTGCTGAACGCTTGCCTCGACCGCATCACCGAGGTGACCGATCAGCTGCGTCGTCTGATCAAAGAATTCGAAACCGAGCTGGCTGTGATCCGCGGCCGCGTGGACGGTCTGGAAGCTCGCGTTGGCGAACTGGAAGCCACTCAGTTCTCCACCACCACCAAGCTGAAAGGTAAGGCTACCTTCGTTACAGGTGCCATTAATTCTGAGGCTGACGCAGACAAATCTGCCTATGACGCCTTGAGTTTCTCTTATGACTTGCGTCTTGGTCTGAAGACTTCTTTCACTGGTAAGGATCTTCTCTTCACCCGCCTGCGCGGTGGCAACATGAAGGATGGGTCTGCTTTCTCCGGTGGATTGCGCAAGCTGGATGTTTCCGGAATGTCTGGAAACGTCATGGAAGTTGATCGTCTCTACTATCGCTTCCCTGTTGCAAAAGGCCTGACCGCGATTGTAGGCCCTCTGGCTCGGAATACTGAAAGCTTGGGTATGAAGCCCTCGGCTTACAAAGTGAAGACCCTCAACATGTTTGGTGGTCACTGGGGCACACCTGGTGTCTACAACAAAGAAACCGGCGGTTTGGTTGGCTTGATCTGGAAGCAGAAGGTAGCTAAAGGGGACCCTAAGTTCACTGTTGCCGTGAACTATGTCGCCGATGCTGGAGAAGCAGAGAACAGCGATCCCACCGCGGGTGGCATGTTCGGCTCCAACTCACGTGCTAATACGACTGCCCAGATTGGCTACGGATCTAAAAAGTGGGGTGTTGCCTTCGGCTATCGCTACGGTCAGTGCAAAGCAGGTTTTGGAACTGGCTTCTTTAAGGAGCAAAGTTGCGCTAAGGGCACCGATGTCTACTCCAATAACTTTGCTCTCAACGGTTTCTGGAAGCCTTCTGAGACTGGTCTGATTCCTTCAATCAGCGCTGGTTATGGATTCTCCTCCCTTGAGGGTTCTGACGTTGAAGAACTTGCTAGCTGGATGGTTGGTTTCCAGTGGGACAAGCTGGCAAAGACAAGCCATAAGCTTGCTGTCGGATTCGGTGCCCCCCAGTACGTTGTCTCTCAAAAGGGCGATGACCCTGATTCCCCTGAACTTGCTATCGAAGCTTCCCTCAAGCTGAAGGTGGCTGACAAAATCTCAGTCATTCCTGCAGTCTTCTACCTTCCTGAGCAGTCTCAGGGTGTGGATGATGCGTCTCAGTGGGGTGGCGTCGTTCAGACCGTCTTCAAGTTCTGA
- a CDS encoding iron uptake porin, with product MKLFQQLLVAPAALGLLASGANAADLNINGVSDYSASEEQVTSITQFSDVYPTDWAYQALANLIERYGCVAGYPNGTFSGNRAMTRYEAAALLNACLDRITEVTDQLRRLIKEFETELAVIRGRVDGLEARVGELEATQFSTTTKLKGKANFVMGATKALGDNPGNMKDDYNAEYGAFTFSYDLRLGLKTSFTGKDLLFTRLRVGNQGDASVWDGNGVGLNKLDTGAPGGNAVEIDRLYYRFPLGSGFKAQIGALTRNTEMMGYKASAYAKGGQKVLDFFGGSLGTPGVWNKETGSGFGLIYTNKKSAGKGNPYWTLAANYIADSGEGEDSNPNSGGFMTDNSEANITSQIAYGTKRWGLAAGYRYGQCGAKFRTGTEFAGKGDTSCTVENKDGKEVRSDADSHNWSLHAFWRPEESGMIPSISAGVGASYSNGNDDWEDATEIREMASWMVGLTWNDVFQKKNALGAAIGQPRFVTKVDRKGESDFVADGNYAMELWYKFQVTNKIAVTPAIYWLSRPYGFETPDDKSVGVFGGVVQTVFKF from the coding sequence ATGAAACTCTTCCAGCAACTGCTGGTAGCGCCTGCCGCCCTAGGCCTCCTGGCCTCCGGCGCCAACGCCGCAGACCTGAACATCAACGGTGTGTCCGACTACTCGGCATCCGAAGAGCAGGTCACCAGCATCACCCAGTTCTCCGATGTCTACCCGACTGACTGGGCCTACCAGGCACTCGCCAACCTGATCGAGCGTTACGGCTGCGTCGCCGGTTACCCCAACGGCACCTTCAGTGGCAACCGGGCCATGACCCGCTATGAAGCGGCTGCCCTGCTGAACGCTTGCCTCGACCGCATCACCGAGGTGACCGATCAGCTGCGTCGTCTGATCAAAGAATTCGAAACCGAGCTGGCTGTGATCCGCGGCCGCGTGGACGGTCTGGAAGCTCGCGTTGGCGAACTGGAAGCCACTCAGTTCTCCACCACCACCAAGCTGAAAGGCAAGGCGAATTTCGTCATGGGTGCCACCAAAGCTCTTGGTGATAACCCTGGCAATATGAAGGATGACTACAACGCTGAGTACGGCGCTTTCACCTTCAGTTATGACCTGCGCCTGGGTCTGAAGACGTCCTTCACTGGTAAGGATTTGCTCTTCACTCGCCTACGTGTCGGCAACCAGGGCGATGCCTCGGTTTGGGATGGCAACGGTGTTGGCTTGAACAAGCTTGACACTGGTGCTCCTGGCGGCAACGCTGTTGAGATTGATCGTTTGTACTATCGATTCCCCCTGGGCAGCGGATTTAAGGCTCAGATCGGTGCTCTGACCCGCAACACCGAAATGATGGGCTACAAGGCCAGTGCTTATGCTAAGGGTGGCCAGAAGGTTCTCGACTTCTTCGGTGGTTCTCTGGGAACCCCCGGCGTTTGGAACAAGGAAACTGGCAGCGGCTTCGGTCTGATCTACACCAACAAGAAGAGCGCAGGAAAGGGCAATCCTTACTGGACTCTTGCCGCTAACTACATTGCTGACTCCGGAGAGGGTGAAGATAGCAACCCCAATTCGGGTGGCTTCATGACCGATAACTCCGAAGCGAACATTACCAGCCAGATTGCCTACGGAACCAAGAGATGGGGCCTTGCCGCTGGTTATCGCTACGGACAGTGCGGAGCTAAATTCCGTACTGGTACAGAGTTCGCTGGTAAGGGCGACACTTCTTGCACCGTTGAAAATAAAGACGGCAAAGAAGTTCGTTCTGATGCCGATAGCCACAACTGGTCACTCCATGCCTTCTGGCGCCCTGAGGAATCAGGCATGATTCCTTCCATTAGTGCGGGTGTTGGTGCTTCCTACAGCAATGGCAACGATGACTGGGAGGATGCGACCGAAATCCGTGAGATGGCCTCTTGGATGGTGGGTCTTACTTGGAATGATGTTTTCCAGAAGAAGAACGCCCTTGGAGCTGCTATTGGTCAGCCACGGTTCGTGACTAAGGTTGATCGCAAAGGCGAAAGTGATTTTGTTGCCGATGGCAACTATGCCATGGAGCTCTGGTACAAGTTCCAGGTCACCAACAAAATTGCTGTAACCCCTGCGATTTACTGGCTTTCTCGTCCTTACGGATTCGAGACTCCCGACGACAAGTCCGTTGGTGTGTTCGGCGGTGTAGTTCAGACCGTCTTCAAGTTCTGA
- a CDS encoding phospholipid carrier-dependent glycosyltransferase, whose product MPLLLWLLTLVLWLPGLGNLPLRDWDEGRVATVARSSTSLLPMKWQQPYLNKPPGLHAPMGRLIRAQGEDETLVRLLPALLSTLAVPLIVLLRRDLGGPERQRRALLAGVVLMTLLPMARHGRLAMLDGTLVSCSLLLWWGWLRARQHPLRALIAGLAGSGVLLLKPPALLGLALIALVVGGSSSWPRWRGWIALGLGLLPGLSWHLWHWSVRGDAALLMWGGQGLARLTSSVGDGHGWWTPWVEVLEGGWPWLLLLPIGLHWAWRHRHHTAGRWELGLLIGSAALVLPLRTQLPWYSHLLWPPLALLCAEGLDQLLAAGTPRWVGRCWQGLGLALSLAGLTTLIIPAPQLPGVSLLLAGFGLLMGGQAIRHPQPRRRRQGLAILVIGWGLALLALWHSRLWLWELNESWDPRPVAAQVRALPADAPVWLKGPTRPSLGWYAGRNLMQYRKSEPPQGPHWLVSNKPMPGCLPSQDPTSGAWQLWRCE is encoded by the coding sequence ATGCCACTGCTGCTGTGGTTGCTCACGCTGGTGCTCTGGCTGCCGGGCCTGGGGAACCTGCCGCTGCGCGACTGGGACGAAGGTCGCGTGGCCACCGTGGCCCGCTCCAGCACCAGCCTGCTGCCAATGAAGTGGCAACAGCCATACCTCAACAAACCCCCGGGTCTTCACGCCCCGATGGGCCGGCTGATCCGTGCCCAGGGAGAGGATGAAACCCTGGTGCGCTTGCTGCCGGCGCTGCTCTCCACCCTGGCGGTCCCGCTGATTGTGCTGTTGCGGCGGGATCTGGGGGGCCCTGAACGGCAGCGGCGAGCCCTGCTGGCCGGCGTGGTGTTGATGACCCTTCTGCCCATGGCCCGTCACGGCCGGCTCGCGATGCTGGACGGCACCCTCGTGAGTTGCAGCCTGCTGCTGTGGTGGGGCTGGCTTCGCGCCCGTCAGCACCCCCTCAGAGCACTGATCGCCGGGCTCGCTGGTAGTGGCGTGCTGCTGCTCAAACCACCGGCCCTGCTGGGATTGGCGCTCATCGCCCTCGTCGTTGGCGGCAGCAGCAGCTGGCCGCGCTGGCGCGGCTGGATCGCCCTCGGTCTGGGACTGCTGCCTGGGCTGAGCTGGCATCTCTGGCACTGGAGTGTGCGCGGCGACGCTGCGCTGCTGATGTGGGGCGGCCAGGGACTGGCGCGTCTCACCAGCAGCGTCGGCGATGGCCATGGCTGGTGGACCCCATGGGTGGAGGTGCTGGAGGGAGGCTGGCCCTGGCTGCTGCTGCTACCCATCGGCCTTCACTGGGCCTGGCGGCACCGTCATCACACCGCAGGACGCTGGGAGCTGGGCCTGCTGATCGGCAGTGCCGCCCTAGTGCTGCCGCTCCGCACCCAGTTGCCCTGGTACAGCCACCTGCTCTGGCCGCCCCTGGCCCTGCTCTGCGCGGAAGGGCTGGATCAACTGCTGGCCGCCGGCACCCCCCGATGGGTGGGACGGTGCTGGCAGGGTCTTGGCCTGGCCTTGAGCTTGGCGGGACTAACCACGCTGATCATCCCGGCGCCACAACTGCCCGGCGTCAGCCTGCTACTGGCGGGGTTCGGGCTGCTGATGGGAGGCCAGGCCATCAGACATCCCCAACCCCGACGCCGCAGGCAGGGACTGGCGATCCTCGTGATCGGCTGGGGCCTGGCGCTGCTGGCCCTCTGGCACAGCCGCCTGTGGTTGTGGGAACTGAATGAAAGCTGGGATCCACGGCCTGTGGCCGCCCAGGTGCGGGCCCTGCCTGCCGATGCACCCGTCTGGCTGAAGGGGCCCACCCGGCCATCCCTCGGCTGGTATGCGGGTCGAAACCTGATGCAATACCGCAAGAGTGAACCCCCGCAGGGGCCCCACTGGTTGGTGAGCAACAAGCCGATGCCGGGCTGCCTGCCGAGCCAGGACCCGACCAGCGGTGCGTGGCAGCTCTGGCGATGCGAATGA